One window of the Montipora foliosa isolate CH-2021 chromosome 4, ASM3666993v2, whole genome shotgun sequence genome contains the following:
- the LOC138001390 gene encoding uncharacterized protein has protein sequence MDTLESAIRIMKPDCYMASIDLKDAYYTVAIAEEHQKYLKFLFDGKLYQYTCLPNGLSSAPRIFTKLLKPAYAYLHNLGHLSLGYLDDSYLQGDTYGECMQNIKDTVMLFNKLGFHLHPLKSVIIPTKRLTFLGFNLDSGSMTVSPTEQKVLKTLQSCKKLKVKQNPLISEVAEVIGILVSNFPGTQFGQLYYRSLEHDKTNALICSKGNYNAHMKLSSRSMIELDWWILNMPFACKNIQPLRANIQLQTDASNKGWGAVYGDQQIGGRWNTNEARDHINILELKAAFFALKSFCNLANETHVQIQIDNTTAVSYINNMGGSKSPALNNLAIELWEWCIHRNIWVSAVHIAGKLNVDADFQSRSFSDKHEWMLNRNVFTEILTEFPELNMDLFASRLTTQLTQYCSWKPDPGSAFVDVLH, from the coding sequence atggacacATTAGAATCTGCAATAAGAATTATGAAGCCTGACTGCTACATGGCTTCAATTGACCTTAAAGATGCTTACTATACTGTAGCCATAGCAGAGGAACATCAAAAATACctcaagtttttgtttgacgGTAAACTGTATCAATATACATGCTTGCCTAATGGCCTTTCTAGTGCACCTCGTATATTCACAAAGTTGCTCAAACCAGCTTATGCTTATTTACATAATTTAGGCCATCTGAGTCTAGGATATCTTGATGATTCATACCTCCAAGGAGATACATATGGCGAATGTATGCAAAATATCAAGGATACAGTCATGTTATTTAACAAGTTAGGGTTTCACTTGCACCCCTTAAAGTCTGTTATTATACCAACAAAAAGACTGACCTTCCTAGGATTCAATTTAGACTCGGGCAGCATGACTGTCTCACCAACAGAACAAAAAGTTCTTAAAACATTGCAATCATGCAAAAAGCTAAAAGTGAAGCAAAACCCATTAATTTCAGAGGTAGCGGAAGTAATAGGCATACTGGTGTCTAATTTCCCAGGAACACAGTTTGGACAACTCTATTATCGGTCATTAGAGCATGACAAAACGAATGCCCTTATTTGTAGCAAGGGAAATTATAATGCTCATATGAAACTGTCCTCCCGATCAATGATCGAACTAGACTGGTGGATTTTAAACATGCCATTTGCTTGTAAGAATATTCAACCCCTTAGAGCAAACATTCAGCTACAAACAGATGCTTCAAACAAAGGGTGGGGGGCAGTGTATGGTGACCAACAAATAGGTGGCAGGTGGAATACCAATGAGGCCAGGGATCACATAAACATCTTAGAGCTCAAAGCAGCATTTTTTGCCCTAAAATCATTTTGTAACCTAGCTAATGAAACTCATGTTCAAATCCAAATAGATAATACAACAGCCGTGTCATATATTAACAACATGGGAGGATCCAAATCCCCTGCCCTAAACAACCTTGCAATTGAGTTGTGGGAGTGGTGTATCCACCGGAATATCTGGGTCTCTGCAGTACACATTGCAGGGAAGTTGAATGTCGATGCAGATTTCCAATCCCGCTCTTTTTCAGACAAGCACGAGTGGATGTTGAACAGGAATGTGTTCACAGAAATTTTAACAGAGTTCCCAGAGCTTAACATGGATTTATTTGCATCTAGACTAACCACACAACTTACACAATACTGCTCCTGGAAACCAGATCCAGGCAGTGCCTTTGTGGATGTTCTCCATTGA